A region of Ferruginibacter albus DNA encodes the following proteins:
- a CDS encoding KUP/HAK/KT family potassium transporter, producing MQTNQLKKVTAAGLLVTLGIIFGDIGTSPLYVFSSIIGNRPITKELVYGGISCVFWTLTLQTTFKYILLTLQADNRGEGGIFSLYALVWRYRHWLYFPAILGAATLLADGIITPPISVASAIEGLNGVHGLENIIVPGNALTIGIVIGIITLLFFFQQFGTKVVGSAFGPIMFLWFSMIMFWGIIQIFHFPNILAAFNPYYAIELLVKYPNGFWLLGAVFLCTTGAEALYSDLGHCGKKNIQVSWIFVKVALVANYFGQAAWLLHSGKTTLGGLNPFYEIMPHWFLIPAIVIATLATIIASQALISGSFTLISEAVSMNFWPRITIKYPTDVRGQIYIPSINWILYAGCVGMMLYFKDSNSMVVAYGFSITVAMIMTTTLMFYYMKFVKKWSPLIIALILVIFISVESSFFVANVVKLAKRWQFLIFEISLVFTMYVWFKARKISNRFLHFENFMQHFDTLKKLSFDTSIPKYATHLVYLTKANNKKNIESRIIDSILKKRPKRADVYWFVHINRTDEPYTMEYTVDEMVPDKIIRVDFNLGFRVQPRVHLFFRKVLEETMDYYDVKGGARYGCSNTKEISTDIRYVIIEKFLSVENEFSSREGFILRSYFAIKELAQSDKKAFGLDMSDTEIENIPMVIAPATSVKLQRTELSQVPMHY from the coding sequence ATGCAGACAAACCAATTAAAAAAGGTAACGGCCGCAGGGCTTTTAGTTACTTTAGGAATCATATTCGGTGATATCGGAACTTCGCCGCTATATGTGTTCAGCTCTATCATCGGCAATCGCCCAATCACAAAAGAATTGGTGTACGGCGGTATATCCTGCGTGTTCTGGACACTAACCTTACAAACAACTTTCAAATACATTTTATTAACGCTGCAGGCAGATAATCGCGGCGAAGGCGGCATCTTTTCTTTATACGCTTTGGTTTGGCGGTACCGCCACTGGCTTTACTTTCCGGCTATATTAGGCGCCGCTACTTTATTGGCAGACGGAATCATTACTCCACCTATTTCAGTTGCATCTGCAATTGAAGGATTAAACGGTGTGCATGGTTTGGAAAATATAATTGTACCCGGTAACGCACTTACTATTGGCATTGTCATCGGTATCATTACATTGCTTTTCTTCTTTCAACAATTTGGAACAAAAGTGGTGGGCAGTGCATTTGGTCCGATAATGTTTTTGTGGTTTAGCATGATAATGTTTTGGGGCATCATTCAAATTTTTCACTTCCCGAATATTCTTGCTGCATTCAATCCTTATTATGCAATTGAATTACTAGTAAAATATCCGAATGGTTTTTGGTTATTAGGCGCTGTGTTTTTATGTACTACCGGTGCCGAAGCACTGTACAGTGACCTCGGGCATTGCGGTAAAAAAAACATACAAGTCAGTTGGATATTTGTAAAAGTAGCATTGGTAGCAAATTATTTTGGTCAGGCTGCGTGGCTGTTACATAGCGGCAAAACAACGTTGGGTGGATTAAATCCTTTTTACGAAATAATGCCACATTGGTTTTTAATTCCGGCAATTGTTATTGCAACATTGGCAACTATTATTGCCAGCCAGGCATTGATAAGCGGATCGTTTACATTGATAAGCGAAGCTGTTAGCATGAATTTTTGGCCGCGTATCACAATTAAATATCCAACGGATGTACGCGGGCAAATTTATATTCCGAGCATTAACTGGATCTTATACGCAGGATGTGTTGGTATGATGTTATATTTTAAAGACTCCAACTCAATGGTAGTAGCTTATGGTTTTTCTATTACTGTTGCAATGATAATGACAACTACGCTGATGTTTTATTATATGAAGTTTGTAAAAAAATGGTCGCCGTTAATAATTGCATTGATATTGGTTATTTTTATTTCGGTAGAATCATCATTCTTTGTTGCCAATGTTGTAAAGCTGGCGAAACGCTGGCAGTTCCTTATTTTCGAAATATCGTTAGTGTTTACCATGTATGTTTGGTTCAAGGCAAGAAAGATATCCAATCGATTTTTACACTTTGAAAATTTTATGCAGCATTTTGATACGTTAAAAAAATTAAGCTTCGACACTTCTATTCCTAAATATGCAACACATCTCGTTTATCTCACAAAAGCAAACAATAAAAAAAATATTGAAAGCAGAATTATAGATTCCATTTTAAAGAAGCGCCCCAAGCGTGCCGATGTTTATTGGTTTGTACATATCAACCGCACCGATGAACCTTATACAATGGAATATACTGTTGACGAAATGGTGCCTGATAAAATTATACGTGTTGATTTTAACTTAGGCTTTCGTGTACAGCCAAGAGTTCATTTGTTTTTTAGAAAAGTATTGGAGGAAACGATGGACTATTACGATGTAAAAGGAGGTGCACGTTATGGATGTAGCAATACAAAAGAAATTTCTACAGATATACGGTATGTAATTATCGAGAAATTTTTATCGGTAGAAAATGAATTTTCTTCCAGGGAAGGTTTTATACTTCGCTCCTATTTTGCTATTAAAGAATTAGCTCAAAGTGATAAAAAAGCATTTGGTCTGGATATGAGTGATACTGAAATTGAAAACATACCAATGGTAATTGCACCGGCAACTAGTGTAAAATTGCAAAGGACTGAGTTATCGCAAGTACCCATGCATTATTAA
- a CDS encoding sigma-54-dependent transcriptional regulator — MSSSNVLIIDDEEKLRNLLARIIKLENFTVTETGSLKSGLKILEKDEIDIVLCDVKLPDGNGVDFVKEIKTKYPHIEIILLTAYGNVPDSVQAMKNGAFDYIMKGDDNEKIIPLLNRALEKAQLQKRVKQLEKLVGSKYSFESIIGKSKPIQQAIELGRKVAVTDTTVLLTGETGTGKEVFAQAIHHASNRNGKSFVAVNCSAFSKEILESEIFGHKAGAFTGAIKDKKGLFEEANEGTIFLDEIGEMPVELQAKLLRVLETSEFIKVGDTKPTKVNVRIVTATNRSLEEEIKQNHFRSDLYYRLSVFQIELPSLRERVPDIQALTEFFIELFCAKINKPLLKFSNEFLDTLKQYSWPGNIRELKNVIERACIISNGNELTANDLPIELRFSAPSHSDSTHYSLSDIEKAHIQKMLAVAEGNKTKAAKLLGIGLTTLYAKIKEYDIQ, encoded by the coding sequence ATGTCCTCTTCCAATGTACTGATTATTGATGATGAAGAAAAGCTACGCAACCTTCTTGCACGTATCATTAAATTAGAAAATTTTACCGTTACAGAAACAGGCTCACTTAAATCGGGGTTAAAGATCTTGGAGAAAGATGAGATCGACATTGTATTGTGTGATGTAAAGCTTCCTGATGGCAATGGTGTTGATTTTGTAAAAGAAATAAAAACAAAATATCCTCACATAGAAATTATTTTATTGACTGCTTATGGTAATGTGCCCGATAGCGTACAAGCAATGAAGAACGGCGCTTTTGATTATATAATGAAGGGCGATGATAATGAAAAGATCATTCCTTTATTAAACCGGGCATTGGAAAAAGCGCAATTGCAAAAGAGAGTTAAGCAATTGGAAAAATTGGTAGGTTCCAAATATTCATTTGAATCTATTATCGGCAAATCAAAGCCCATACAGCAAGCCATTGAATTAGGCCGTAAAGTGGCAGTAACGGATACAACTGTTTTATTAACCGGCGAAACCGGCACCGGTAAAGAAGTTTTTGCGCAAGCTATTCATCATGCCAGCAACAGAAACGGCAAATCCTTTGTAGCAGTTAATTGCAGCGCTTTTAGTAAAGAGATTTTAGAAAGTGAAATTTTTGGGCATAAAGCCGGTGCATTTACAGGAGCTATAAAAGATAAAAAAGGATTGTTTGAAGAAGCCAATGAGGGCACAATCTTTTTAGATGAGATTGGCGAAATGCCGGTTGAATTACAAGCAAAACTATTGCGTGTGTTGGAAACAAGCGAGTTTATAAAAGTTGGTGACACCAAACCAACTAAAGTGAATGTGCGCATTGTCACTGCTACCAACCGAAGTTTGGAAGAAGAAATAAAGCAAAATCATTTTCGTTCAGATCTGTATTATCGCTTATCAGTTTTTCAGATTGAACTACCATCCTTACGGGAACGTGTGCCCGATATTCAGGCATTAACTGAATTTTTTATTGAACTGTTCTGCGCTAAAATCAATAAGCCTTTATTAAAATTCAGTAATGAATTTTTGGACACGTTAAAACAATATTCCTGGCCGGGTAATATCCGTGAATTGAAAAATGTAATTGAAAGGGCTTGTATCATTAGTAACGGAAATGAATTAACTGCAAATGATCTTCCTATCGAACTTCGCTTTAGTGCCCCTTCCCACTCCGATTCTACTCATTACAGTTTAAGTGATATTGAAAAAGCACACATACAAAAAATGCTGGCAGTAGCTGAAGGAAATAAAACCAAAGCTGCTAAATTGTTGGGCATCGGACTTACTACTTTATACGCCAAGATCAAAGAATACGATATTCAATAG